CACCATTGTGAACAGCGTCAACTCACTACAAGATTacacacttttattttcatatgaggCTGTTGGTTGTAGACATTCAGTACCAACTGTCTTACGTCAGCACAGTCAACACGTCAAGTGCAGAGTAAATGCGTCAATCAAATGTATCTGTGCTGTCCGTCTGAGCACATCTTGTTTTTGTTAATCTCCAGGTAGACGACAACCAGGGTCTgctgatgaaaaatgagaaagagGAATCTGTTTCTCCAACCACCAAATCTTCTCTCAAAAGACAGACTGCGACCGCCTATCTGACGGGTCAGCAGCCGGCTTCAATCAGACTAGAGAAAGCTGACCAGGCGAGGCAGAATGGTAccgagcagagggaggaggtgaaATGTGCCACTCTCTCCAGCCAGACGTCCTTCCAGACCAATGGCTACCACCATCAGCCCTACACCCACACCCAGCTACTCCCGCAGCCTTATTCAAACCCGCAGACACACCACAACAAAAGCTTGACCCTCCCATCTAATGCAAGCACTGACCTTCCAAAGGTATGTTAGATTATGTTCAGCACACAGCATTTGTACTGTGTATATGTTGATGCAACTAGGATTGTTGAATTGTTTGATCAAACTGTACTCTTTATAATCAGGGATTATCAAATCAATTATCGGTCAGTGGCGGTGCCCGTTGATCAATAGAAAAGCTAAATGAGCCACTGTTAGATTAGAAGATCACAGGCAAATGGATGGAAAAATAATCACTTTTCTAAGTAGTTTTAAGTGATTTTTACTTTGAGCAGTGATCAGGCACTGCTCACTATCTGCTAATATTTATTGtgacttaaaggggacctattgtgcttttgtgctttttcccttttctttagtgtgttatttagttttttgtccatgttacaaagcccaaagacCACACCAAAGGGGGTTACTCTCCCCTACAGAAACATTGCTactgaactagggctgtcgcaataactgcaatattgcaataccacGCTATTGACAAACCAACCGcagggatggcaagcaaccgccgCAACCGCTACgccagcagcgtgacgaggcaTCGAGTGTCTAAGCGCTGcacatttggtgttttttttttttgtagtcaCTGATAgtgaaaatgttcaactttgggtaaaacgcaACACCTGCACTGTCACTTTTAACCCAGCCGcccaatcacaatggaggaaGGGCGGTACAAATACCACAAAACCAACTGTCACATCCTgcatgtaggctacaagtgctgaacaacagCAACAATGGAGGATAAATTAATACACATAGATCGGCGGGTCCGTCCTGATCAgatgagatggagatggagatgaaaaatgagaagagccttctgtgtttttcctcttgactttactcgttggtttgctttcctcacacccatttctcttctcgtgcaccgattcgcttaagctgaaccgccaatcagagcGATCTCTCAACATCTTCAACATGATGAATCGGCCAAAAACACTCCAACATTGGCAGATTAGAGCCGACGATGCGGGACACACCAAAAAATTAGGctgacggacgctcaccgacgaccccaaactgtccgacggccgaccgcgGCTTgctgtgtcagggccttaaaacagagcatttcagacagagtgaAAAGGGGTGCAGCAGCACAACcagtataagaaaaataaaaatattttttgaacattgaagcatgtagacatattctagtagaaaccccaaataaaagtatgcacctgaaaataagcataataggacCTCTttaataaatgacaaataaaataacaaataaatgactTCTTATTTTCACTGCCTGAGATGTCATGATCAGGGAGGAGAAAGAGCTATCCAGaatttacattttgtaattaATGATTGTTCTTATTTATGAAATTAGTagctgaaacaaaaacattaatattttgTAACAGCAAGTCAAACTTAGAAACTAGTGTGGTAAACAGACATGGAGCAAACGGCAAACATTTATATTCCTGCAGTGTCTTCCTTCACCCACACAGGTGAATCAGCCTCTAATCAGCAGagtaagtgaaaacacctgtgtgggtgtgcagcCCGTTAAACAGTATTAGCCCTAAAAGGCCTGAAGCGTGCTTATACGCTGAGTCACCAGCTTATCTTTTTCAAGCTCataatgttctgttttttttacgctgtgtgtgtgtgtgaggtgtttTTAATATTCTGCCCTCCTTATCTGAGTAAATGAGGGATGAAGAAACGCCTTTCATTATAATGGTGAACCAGCACAAACTGAAGGCACAAACATGAACGTAGCATTGAAATCAACAATAAAACTTCACAAAGATGGCATTTGTTGCAGCGCTGCCGTGATGATTGCACCACATTGTACATAACAAACTGGTTCCTCCCTGGTGTGTATCTCTTACTATAAGGGTCTAGTTTCCAGCAGGAAGAACAGGACATTGGATCACAGGGTGTCACCTTTTACGTTTGTGTTTCAGGTGGATCACAGTGACATGAGAGTGAGCCTCACTCTTAAACCCAACAGCAGACCAGACTTTGGTTTCCAGACTCATTGGGATTCCACCGGGGCGAGAGTCAAATCCATTCAACCTGGTAAGACTTTCGCTGTATTTATCTCTGCATTGCTCAAATTTACCATCACATTTATGATTAAGCTGACATAGTGTTGAGTCTTTGCTTTGAACCTTGTATTGTAAAACAAGGACATTCTTGTGACGGATGGATGGCAGTGCTACATTGTGCTctcaatgtttgtttgtttttgcttctCCAAGAGTAAATTTGTTCTAACATCCTGCTCTTACAAAAAGAACAGTAATTCAAGACACTGACAGGTCTCAGCgcagacagagcagagacaAATCGTCACTATCGAAACACAAAAATTAGGTTTCTGAGACAGTTTGTTGAGCTAAGACAAAGCTGGAAAAGAGCAAAAAGTCTCTTTTTAATGCTGAAAaagagaaatgtctttatagATTTGGACTAATGGCATATGTGACATGGTTATTAGGATGttgatgtttattttgtgtgcattaaaactacaaaacaacCTATAAAATGAAACCAGTGATTTAAACCTCAAGTATGAATATTTAATCAGAAGTGAGAGAGGTGTCACTTACTCGCAGCGATGTAGTTTTGGCTCACTGGCCTACTTTTCAACTTGGAACAGCAACCTTGTCCTCAATACTGCAGCTCAGTCGGTGCTAAACAAATCACTTCTGAAGctggtacatttttttttttttttttttatgcattgcTGTCCTCATCTTTCTTCATTTCCCTGACGCCTGTCCCTCCCTCCCCAGGCAGTCCAGCGGAGCTTTGCCAGCTGTGTGTGGACGATGAGATTGTGGCTGTTAATGGAGTTGCGGCGGCACACATGAACTACATCCAGTGGAAGGATAAAATGACATCCTCCCTGCAAAACGGCAGTCTGACCATGGACATCCGGCGCTATGGCAACAAGGGTAAGATAATGAGTCTCGTCTTTTACCTTAGCCTTAATTATTTGTGATAATTTAATCTAACTTCTAACCGGTGGTCACAAACAGTAACAGTGTGGCCTTAGCGTTGATGGTTGGTTGTTTTCATTAGATTGGAGCACCGGTGACGGAGGTCATCACAACCAGCCAGGCCAGAGCAGGATGACCCTCAATCTGACCGCCACAGCGCCCGGTCTGATAGGTTGCCCTGATCACCATGCCAACAGTGGTGCCTCTACAGAAACCGCAGTCAGGAAAGTGTCCAAATCCAACGGGCAGACGGACAATGTGAGCAACGTTTTATCGCTTCGGTTATCGCTTCAATTCAAAAAATGGATGCACAAAAGCTTCTGATAGTGCAGCTTGATAAGTGATGCTCATCAAATGATGTTCTTTCACCTCCCCAGGTTTTACAAGGTAAAGTCATGCATGGAGAGCTCGCTGACAGCCACAGGACAGCCAGAAGTAAAGGTAATGACAAGAATAAAGTCTGCAATAGCACATGTCGAACATCTAACTCCtcagatacagtatgtaataatgtaatgttCACCTTATCTGTCCTTCCTCCTAATGTAGATTATAGTAATATTAGTAGGAAAAATCAGAAAAGGAGGGAAGAATTTTTCAAACAGAAAGGTAAAATTCCAGTTTGAACTTtagctttcacaagccaacatgtAGTCTGTTTTAATCGAAGTCTGGTGAGGTTAGTTTGGGCGGTTGTAAACGTAGTAATCGTagtctggtgcggaccaaaacaaccatcTCTCGCAAGTGGTTTGGTTTCTAAgcaaaccaaaacgcaggcttcCTGTGTGGACATaagttgagatggacacaggtaaatgcaggttaacatgagtgggagaggactgacttggacttctgcagaagtctaatGTTTGCTTGatatctgggccgaagagaacatacaggatatgttaaatacagtcaataaaatagagataaactggagaagagatatcaaagtgaaaacacttcaaCAGCAATATTTTCCTCCTACACGCTCCtcagcaaatattttttttttaatttgatccattttaatttgtgcactgtgaaccagactaaatagaaaatgaaccaaaagtatcaatttcacccTGATTCGGACtaaccaaacggactatggcttgtgaaagagCCCTTAGACTTCTTGGGTAGCAGCTTGGTGGCTGGTGCTTGGCTTGGTTAATTATTGGGTATTTTAGTAGTATTCTAAGAAGAGGGCTGCTGATTTAAAAGGAATCAGAAGATGCACAGTGTATAGATGAGAACTTTCACTTTATACcactataataatattagtcTCATACTTGAACAGTATTTTCATCAATGCAGCCTAGCTACTATTAAAGATGTAGCATTTTCACGGCGCTTGCAAACTGGGGCAAAAAATGGTTCTCATCTTGGCATAACTTTACCTCGCAACCACAGAGCTGACAGCACTGATCATGTCCATAACATACCATATCTGATGTGCAACAAATGCTTCTTTTACTGCTCATTCTTTTGCACAATGAGTGATGTGTAATGCTGTCCTTTGTGGTTGTTAATGAATCCAATGTGTGTCCTACAACAATGGCTTCTCTCTTCAGGCTCGGCGGGATTCAGCTCATGGGTTTACTTGTGTGGTAAATGTTTgcactgtgtgtgcgtgtgtgtgtttttaaactgTACTTTGGGCAACAAACTAGTTGTTGTGGAGCAACAAATGAACAAAGCGGATTTGTGTTGTGATGCAAAGTGTGAATaccatttttctttatttactaAGGCATGTTTAAGTCTTTGCTTAACTGTCTCTTTTTCAGTATTTGTGCGCTTTAAGGTGGGGATACGTTCGCAGATTAGTGAGCTGATTTACATACAGACTTGCTGATCCTTGGTCAGGTCTAGTCTGTGAAGCTCTGTAGACCTCTCACGCCACATGTGAACCATTTGACGTTTCatagttaaagggtaactttggtatttttaccaaagggataacgctgtaaccggcagaAGCTAAACGAGTGAACGTTActttagtgaacgtaacgttacattgacgctgctcacttgcccttgcagcgtcaatgtaacgtgttacgttcactaaaagtgcttgtttttgccgctgacaggctcagattgttattaaaagtgtctgacagcattatggaaaggaccctacagagaaataaaacgttttctTACCattctcttgatccggtctgtttgttattgtgtttaaGTCCCACttaaggagaagtcttgttgtgaaatctgaataaccGTATTctctgactcaaataaatacaggcgTCCATCAAactcaaagacctcatccacattgtcgaaatcatctaaatattcagccattacattgaaaatcttttagataacactaagacgcactttctgtactccaacacaacaaactctgccctgcatttccaccatggatgtattccactattccactgttgtcttccagatttcagaacgtttctccttgagcgagactctttccataatgtcagacacttgtaATAACAATCGGAGCCTGTCAGGGCAAAAATaggcacttttagtggatgtgaatgacggtgccagcttgccccaatagcaccatattgccgcccgtgagcagctgccgtctacagcactctccctcaatactggaccaatttcagaaattgttgttgcttttagtcagacacaaaaacaaacaaagtacaAAAGGTACCCTTTCGTGAacaaatatttgagtcagtcctaAAGGTAAAGCTctacaaagagaaaaacaacaattcaTTTTGTCCAACATGGTTGTATTTTGgtcttcagtaaacattgtttcGTAGCAACTGAGGCATCTAGCAGGGCTGTATACTTAATGTTCATACTGTTTCTGGCTACACCCAAAGGTTTTGTGCTACGTAGGAAGATGCTGTAAAACATTTGTCAGAGGTCAGCAGGATAAACGAAGTATGAGGGTTTTTTTCTAGTTCAAAACCAGGCAAAGACTTGCAAACAGTCGAAAATACATAATGCATGATCCAGtgtattttaaaaatgctttggTTTCTCAGTCTTCTAATGTGTCCCCAACCTTTGTGTGGCGTATGTGTGGCCTTGATCATCTTTAGGAGCTACTGTATCATGTCCTCTCTGCTGACCTGTTATTTTCTCTCACAGGAGGTTCAGAATCTGCAATATCCGATGTGAGTTGCCACACCGCTTGATCAAAGGATGTTTGTATGCATGTTCAAACATAAGTTATGCGTATGTGTGTTGAAAGAGTTTGTGATCGTGTTTGAGCCACACAGTCTGTTTGTGCATCACCAGCTCCAGGTGCCATCCCTCAGCCCCTCCTCATCCAGCTGGTCGTGGGACCGTGAGGAGGATCGGAGGCGCCAGGAGAAGTGGCAGGAAGAGCAGGAGCGCCTCCTACAGGTGAAGACTTGTGTCCCCAACACTGAACTACACAGCACAGTCCTTGTTCATTTGAACTTCATCTAAAGTTTACAgctaaatgtatgtgtgtgtgcgcgcttgttttttttttttcaggagcaATACCAGCGGGATCAGGAGAGGCTTGAATCAGAGTGGCGGAGGGCTCAACAAGATGCAAAGGGGGAGTTATGCAGGAAGTCAGAGGTAATGTTGAGTGGTCCTCTGAGCCTTTTCCAAGCTGCAGAACATTTTTAGTTAGAACTGAGAGATCTTAAAACATATTATGAGATTTTCCTCTATAAAGTCACCATAGAAAAAGTTTACCCCAAGCACTGTAGTTGCatgaaccctctgagacccacaatagacacgtttttgtcttttttagggaggtACGGGGGGTGtatagggggagatagcaggtcagcagtttatgccacatagaagtggtgtacatcatctgaaagctgggaaactGATGATTAATtagagatgctgctcagcaccatttgtcaagttgttctagtcagaaatcagaaatgaacatgaattaattaaaataaattgtaaatgtgtataagggtttagaacagtgtgatggaagtatatgatgtccagccccatgctctattataaTTTTGAATTCTTATCAAGATCCTAATATTTCATCTTCCCCACATCATGATGTGATGATATTAGACTGGTTAAAGTATGAGTTGGTATTTTTGATCAGCAGCTCTGACACATGTGATTACCGTGCTGACGGGAACAAATACAACCTGCTACACCTTTACTGCTAATTAGACGGACGTTTTCTGGCTTCTGCTTTCCCTTCAATACGGTTTTAGGAATCCCACAGGATTCATTAGAGGGTCCCTGGCCCACTTTCAATTTCAGTGCTTTACATGGTTTCTATAGTGTCATTTCTTTAATCACCTCGATTTTGAAGCAGAACACCTTTGTTGAGAGCCCTGCCAGCGCCCAGCTCCACGTGAATGGATTGATGAGCAaaaccagaggaggaggagaagaagagcagaGCCCTGACCGAGATGAGCTGAAAGAAACAGGATCAAAACCTCAAAGTAATGAACGAGGAGAGCAGCGTGACAAGATTTCTGAACAAGCCTGgtaattcaacttttttctccTCAATATTGTCAGCTCCTTATCCATCCTTTCTGGGTCTAACAGTGTCATGCATGTGCAGTTATTGTGCTTACTATTGAATGAAAGTTTGAGGAACTTTATTTCGCAATTTTTTAACATGACTTGTCATAATCTTTTTTAcattgctgctgttgctgaatCTGCTGTGCTTTGGCTGGGCCTTCATGTTTTTCACGCTGCACCTCAGGGCTGAGGACTCCTGTGGCTTTGCTAAGCTGTCTTCTGCACACAGGTCAGAACAACATTAGCTCTGTATGACTTAGACATACTACTCTAGGACCTTTTACGCCCAAAGCTAAATATTATAACTAGTCCTGTCTGCTTGTGTGCAAACATAACACAGTATTGTTTGTTCCAAGATATTTAATATGACATAATATAGCTATTTTCATTAGGTGGGTATTATTTACAActcaagcaaacatcagcacGCAACCAGTTTGGTGTAGCCcctaaaagcaaaataaaaaaaaataaaatgtagagctgcaacgattaatcgattagttgtcaactattaaattaattgccaacaaCCATTTTGATGACTAATTAATCGGTtagagtaattttttaaaggaaaaaaaagttaaaattctctgatttcggcttcttaaatgtaaatattttctggtgtctttactcctctgcacagatttttcaccattttctgacattttatagaataaacaaccaatcaatctaattgagaaaataatcattagttgcatccctaaaaaaaaatctttatcaAAGATGAGTATTTTTGTAGAATAATGTggactgtctgttttttttcacccaTAGGGCAAAGTCCTTGTCAACCCCAGCATTAGCTGGCCCCCTCAAACAGACCAGAGGTTAGTCCACCCTCTCTGTCATGATATTCACCTCTGTTCTGCTGATGTACTGGGCTGACCCCCCCAAACTTTGATTGGTTCAGGtgatgagaggaaaagaaaaggaaagtcCAATGCTGAGAAAGACAGGCAGCAGATTttggaggagatgaagaaaaggacTCAGCTTCTGACCGACAACAGCTGGATACGTCAGCGCAGCAGCAGCTTTTACAAGGAGCCCATCTATGTCGGGGCTCCTATGAAGAGGTGGGTGTATTTGCACCTTTAGGCAGCCGTTTGTTTCACAACCTTTGGTTATGACATTTCCTCCCCGTGTTTTACCCTCTTACTACCATTTTCTGAACTGTGACGTCTTCTCTGTAGGTACGAGTCTTTGGAAGACCTGGATAGTTTGCGTCAGTCCTCACTCTCGACCGCTACATTCAGTTACCCTCGTCCACACTCGGCTGCTGCAGGTTACTGCGCTCCGAGTAGGAACTCCTCCTCCCGCTACAGCACTGGATCAATGTTGTCCCAGCGACACACATTTGAttcctctcaacatggcagGTATGTAATGCATTAGAATATAAAGCCTGTCTCTCCTGTGCATGTTGTGGTATTTTCTGTATGGCGTCATTGATTTTTGGCCTCACACTGTTAACATGTGCTGCCTCAGGATGGTCAGTGGCAGGAGgacttgctgtgtgtgtgagcgtgtccTGGGTAGTGGGGCAGCCATGGTCATAGAGGCCCTTAGTCTCTGCTTCCACCTCGCCTGTTTCCAGGTGAGAGGTCATGACCGGGTTGAGGTGCAGTCACAGTAGCTCCACTCTTTGTGAATAATTACTCATTCATGAATCGGCTCACGTTTTTGGTACGGGTCAATCTCGCAGGTCAGAGTTCACCTTTGTTCAACTTTGATCTGTGAGTTCACGTGATGTAATGTGCCATCACCTTACACAATATTACGCTGTCAGACTAAAAAACACAGCATTGCCTTCCACCTATTGTGCACATTTTCACCTTGTGCATAAAAATAtagcagacatttttttaaacttggctgaggtggaaaagtcggtgtatatttaaaacaatatgTGACTCGGTGTAAAGGAAACTGCAAATAAAtccagacatactgtacatgaagcATGTGACTTATTTGTCACTCAAGCTTTTGCTCCACTGAAGAGGAACTGGATCTAGTGTGTGTTAccttttgtcaaggttgaaaggagtaataaagtttgccgtcctgaTTCGGACTACGGAGCATCCGGCGCAACTCAACCAGCTCCGCagaacgtgattggttgatgcctttatccatggtgtgaaagctcagaaaaccAACCTTGTTACGGAAAAAAATTGCTTTTTCGCCACGTAATATTTGCGTTCtatgtgaaagtactcatgataaaaaaaacaacagttcaaaaaaatatatcgaCATGCGAATTAATCGCATGAAAAGAAACGCTGCTGGTGTGTAACGGCCTTTAGGCTGTGTCATCACTGCCCAGTTGGCGACGGCCAaagcactttgagcttcacaacagctcttcagaaacctatgggtgacatcacgTAGATTATATCCATATTTTATAGTCTATGATGGAAACGCGCACTAATTTGCATTTTCTCTTGCTGATTTTCTTGAAATTTGTTTAAAATTTGCACTACATTTGGATGGAAGCGTGCCTAGAGATGGCTTACACACCCTTTCATTCTGCCCAAAGTGTATTACCCGCATCAGAACCGTGACTTGACCTCCTTTTTTTGGTGCTTATTGTGGGAAAATGTAATTAAGACTGAAGACTAATGTGACTGCACAGAAAGGTCAGTAGGAGTCTCATATCTGTAGTTAAAATCATATCAGCTTTATAGGCACCTGCTAGCAGGAGCATTTCTAACACCTTTCCATGCTTCTATCTTTCCTAACCAGTCTGTTTCCCAGTCTGTGTCAGGCATCTGGCCTCATGCCGTAGTCCTGTGTGCTATTTGTCTCTTATTttctgcatgtgttttttttaggggaAGACGCCAGCCCGCTGTCCTGCTTCGCTTTTAGATGCTTATTGTGAAAATGTCTCTGGCAGACGACCCCCACATTTAGTCGACCTTTTGTTCATTAGCATGTAGATGTAAAAGTCGACTCACTCTTGCAACTCTCTGCTCCATAGGAGTTACAGACGCACATAACACTCATAGAATATTAATATGCTATATGTGTTTGTACGCAGGAACAAAGCTTGGTTTGTTCTGTGTTGGGTGGCGGACAATCTGGTGAAATGATTTAGACACAAAAGGCCCACGTTCCAGGTCAGCTGGATTTCTTTTAAATAGTTCTGTACTTGTTTTCtcacctctctccctcctcctctcagtgtgTGGGCTGCCACCGGCATCTCGGAGGAACTGAGACTGGAGTCCAGGTTCGAATCCGAAACAGGAAGCCCCACTGTGAGCCCTGTTATTTCCAACTCAAGTGTGAGTACCGGTCTTTGTGAGACTTCAATACAATTGTTCTTTTTTGGCCAATTTTCCTTGCTGTGAAGAACAGGAATGAATCCTAATCATGCACTTAAAACCAAATGTACTTGGACTGGGCTTTATCACTGTGCAGGAAACTAGCACTTCATTTGCTTGTCAAGTAAAAATCAAACGGTATCATTAATAAcgcttattattaacattttagcCGCTGGTGCCCCCTCCATGTGACCAACATGCTGTACTCCAGATCACAGAGTAAGCAGCCGAATCGCTGGGAACTCCTGTTGGACAAAACTACACAGCCAGGCCATGACTTAAGTCTCCTATAGTAATTGAACTACGATGTGATATTAGATCTTAAACAATCTGCAGATCTATATGCAAGGTagactttttttaatggctGTTTTTAAGCAAATGTGCTACTTAGTTTGTCCTTTTTCTGCTAATTCTTTCCAAGAAAATGTAGAATTAATATATGAAATAAAGTAATTGTGAGAATTATTAGTGTTTGCTTAATGCTTTTCTTAATGTTAGTGTTGCTATTTGTCATATCCTTGTTCTATATTTGACCATTAGTACATTAAAGATATCAGATATTTCTTGTTAATGTAACCCATGTATGGAGGCACATTTTAACTTGTACTGAGGCACTTTCTGTTCTGTTGTAATCTCACCAAGTGCACTTTGGGATAAATCAGTGGTATATATAATGCATCTATTTGTCACCTGAATATGGGAATCTTAACTGAAATCTTTTTGTAAATAAAGTAAACTAAACATCTATATGAGTTTTTATATGTTGTTCCTTTGTGTACCACATGGTGGCATCATTGGTCTCATAGTAAAATAGACATTTCAGTGTCAAACTGTGGataaaaatgtcatttgaaTATGCCCAAATTATTAGAGCAGTAACTATTTTGTAATGTACAATATGACTTCTGTTGCTAATATTTTATGACAGTACAGGTACTTGCCAGCGTGTACTAATATGACTTTAACTGACAACAATGGCATCCAGTAACAGGGATCCAAAAATTAACAGCAGCTACAAAGACGCAGCACATTTCACATGAGGTGTTTTATGCCGTCAGAAGAAACTGGACAAAAAGAATAACCTGTTATTTAAATGTCAACAAATCTTCTGCCTGTCCTGATTTTGTGACAGAGTTCATCTTTTAGTTAATCTTgtaacaaaccaaacactgtgacTTTTCCtacttgggccggagtcgataacgtcactcgctccggagttaaccgccgttactccactcagccgccgggaaacaagacaaaggaaacctctgttggtcttgaggagctgcagcatttatttctgcacaaactgcaacttccactgtacattcacttgatattctcagagctaaactaactctgtcttctgctccaccagCTCACTTGTTCGCTCACACATTCCCCGGcacccccctctctcttgcttcaccactcactttttacgtacacacactctacacactgactctgctccaaatgaccgaCACTACTCTTACAaaaactggctctagatagggccatttgcgtttttatgtcagccaccgtagttcctCTTCTACTgtcctcactcccaactcgtcaaataccgccgtctGATAAAAGCCCGTCGGCATCGGAAACTGACTAGGGATACACCGaaccaactttttcagtcctgatagcAATACcttggctttgggtatcagccgataccgaatactgatccgataccagtgtgtaattaataagctgtatgcctcaccgTGTGGAAGTGATTAATGTgactaataaatacatagatatagatttaattaattgttctttattattgtgAGTCACGTGAATTGTTGGTCATGTGATTCATTGGTatcgtcagccctgtgagtcacgtgagtcgttagtatcatcagacCCATGAGttgttagtcatgtgactcgttagtatcgtcagccctgtGTGTCacatgagtcgctagtcagtgaagttagcgtcaaccacgaccgtcggagtgagaatgtgttgacttGGCACACGGAAGAGGTTTAAATCTGCaatctcaccgctagatgccgccagatgttacaaactgcacctttaatgtttttagcaacaattacaaaaataaacagcTGAAGCAGTGCACTGCTGGAGTATAAAGGAACTCCTTCTGCTTTTCATAATTTGTAAAACTTTTTACTAGTTGCCACTGCAGAGTTTTATTTCTCCTTTTTATAGATATACCAATTCCCATTAAAAGCTtgta
Above is a genomic segment from Sebastes umbrosus isolate fSebUmb1 chromosome 2, fSebUmb1.pri, whole genome shotgun sequence containing:
- the lmo7b gene encoding LIM domain only protein 7b isoform X4, coding for MEWRQQTSVSCADAFNEAQRWIEEVTGKLFGCNDFRAALENGVLLCDLINQLKPGIIKRVNRLSTPIAGLDNVNVFLKACGKMGLNVSQLFHPGDLQDLSSRATLRRDESTRRLRNVLITIYWLGRKAHLDTFYDGPQLNFKAFEGLLGLALSKALDEGSNVLGKESWYTEREECRRTRASYKTQFSVDGIDSPDSRALRPNSEGCGSDAEAEQVFKMETTQPSTQQNKSYIPQPLLRRKQGREENVGCCAGPLSRSKSLSDIPMVYPVRKVPDGNTIYDLDQDMDMARECNQENKRRCSVAAKDSEAKWHDDLTKWKNHRRSTNSDLRRESVDREHVINQMANGAVIKFEKNEAQGRMLKRDQQSPRRHYPAPRPYSISPPSKYSSSDLRPHTRALLARSYAIEAPFSPTAPLSPHKQGPSVGAMPASDGNILEEETQVASLASDGAGVTTPSPDCPFSSQTQVKAQGSPAPLQPTSELAQPENVFTNQISTLTTTTKLTNTRAESMSSQKELPFCVDPKVPTFIPDAVNPAGVDALEDLPHQNHKSQEESQRASWEPAAEQGGGQQAAGVYKYLSRAGSWSGSASLPRGYRRSEGSSRLSSAITARPFGMKQSRMSSLPRLCNVDDNQGLLMKNEKEESVSPTTKSSLKRQTATAYLTGQQPASIRLEKADQARQNGTEQREEVKCATLSSQTSFQTNGYHHQPYTHTQLLPQPYSNPQTHHNKSLTLPSNASTDLPKVDHSDMRVSLTLKPNSRPDFGFQTHWDSTGARVKSIQPGSPAELCQLCVDDEIVAVNGVAAAHMNYIQWKDKMTSSLQNGSLTMDIRRYGNKDWSTGDGGHHNQPGQSRMTLNLTATAPGLIGCPDHHANSGASTETAVRKVSKSNGQTDNVLQGKVMHGELADSHRTARSKGGSESAISDLQVPSLSPSSSSWSWDREEDRRRQEKWQEEQERLLQEQYQRDQERLESEWRRAQQDAKGELCRKSEQNTFVESPASAQLHVNGLMSKTRGGGEEEQSPDRDELKETGSKPQSNERGEQRDKISEQAWAEDSCGFAKLSSAHRAKSLSTPALAGPLKQTRGDERKRKGKSNAEKDRQQILEEMKKRTQLLTDNSWIRQRSSSFYKEPIYVGAPMKRYESLEDLDSLRQSSLSTATFSYPRPHSAAAGYCAPSRNSSSRYSTGSMLSQRHTFDSSQHGRMVSGRRTCCVCERVLGSGAAMVIEALSLCFHLACFQCVGCHRHLGGTETGVQVRIRNRKPHCEPCYFQLKSAGAPSM